ATAATATTTTAATCTAAATTTAGAGTTTAATCGAAAAAGTATTCTCCTTTGACTTTATTTGTCTTAAAATTGTGATGAACTAGTAAGAGCATGAAGGATggaaatatatagaaaaaaaattactTATGAAAGCACacaaaataaacataaaaataaaaataaaaataaaaataaaaaactcaatTGTAAAAATTAAATTAGCATATACTGCAATGAGCGTAGTTAATGCATTTGTGGTGGTGAACAACCCATATCAGGGTTCTCAGAGCCACAAGATTATGGCCTTCCCCATTCGATCGTCCACACGGTTCAtttgttcattacttcatttgttCTCTCTTGGGTGTTTTGGATTCCCACTCTATGCTCGAACACCACAAGCCTTCAGATTTTTAATTAATCTTAAAGCCATCGTGCTGGTTTTTACTGACCGACTCATTGCCTCTTCTCTCCCGCTGTCTTTCTAATTTTATTTGGTCAATCTCCCACTGCCAACTGCCAAGCTGTGTCTGAACTCCAATGCCAGGAACCATCCAAGTTTCAGGTACAAAACAACAATATCTCTGTTCTTTTCAATGGCTGTAGTTCAAAAGTTGCACttctgttttgaattttttatatatgatttgcTACAGTTCTGGGTTTTATGGATTTTCCCCCTTCATCACCCTCTTCGTCAGTATCTGTAAAAGGTGAGCAGAtcatctttcttttttcttttttctttttttttttcttctctctttggcttttttatttttgggtcgACAGTCTTGGCTGGGCTTTAATAAGGTTGAGATTGACTAATGCAGTTTCAATCGGGAAGGATGAGTATCAGACTTGGGGAAAGGGGGACTTCTCTTTGTAATGATGCTGATTCTGATTCTGGTTTTAGATTTTGGAATTTTTACTCTGCTATTCGTTGCTCTTTAACTTTCATGTTTGCAAGTTTAAACTTGTGGTGATGATCTGTGCCAAAAATTTGCAGCCCATTAACGACCCTTCGCAAAAATTTGATTGTCACACTGTTGGATCAAGAGGGAAATGCAATATCACACACAGGTTTAtcatttaactttttttttttttcccatttgaACTCATTTGACGTATGTGTTTTATTTGTCGTCCTTCAGCTAATGAGGATGGTTATGCTTTTGTCTGTAGGCATTGATACAATGTTGGTAGTTGAAAAGGGTTCGTGGGAACAAATTTTCCCTTTTGAAGGAGGTGGGCATGTGCATATGAAGCTGCAGTTCATCCTCAGTGAAGAAGAGCGTAATCAAATTCGTATAATGGTACAGTTTCTTCTCTTCAGGATGCCCAACTCTTACCGCATTTGAGTTTATAGTGGATTGAAATCATTATGTACAGAAAATGAGCAATTGTGTAATTATCTACCCATAAACTAGAAATGAACTTAAAGAGGTCCTGAGCACTCTTCTAGCCCCTAATGTACTCGCCCAACTTTTGGATTTATATTCGATAAAAACCACCGGGTATGCAAAATGTGCAATCCTGAACTCTCTTTTTTTAGCTCAAAATGTGCTCATGCCTTGTAGGATCTCCACTATTTTCAACTTCTTTTCAATCCATTGGGAATCCCACCATGCCGACACAACTGGGGTAATCCATCCCCCATCCCAAATGCCTCTCTGTCCCTTTGCAACTTTGAATTGGGACCTTTAAGATGGCTATCCCATCCTCAAGTCACTGGGTTGATCCAAAATGGACCATATTTTCAACTTTCCAAGTTCCAAAGGTTGTGagaaaatcaaaatacaatatgcaaCATGGAAAATTTGCTATCTATGACTTGGATAGTCGGATTATGGATCCATTAGATTCCTTAATATGTTGTCATTGTTGGTGGAGGTGGTGGATTAATTTAATATctctgttttttatttgtttcttaatAGAGAGAATCTGcattgaagaagaaaatcaagaaaTATGGTGAGTCACTTTACAGCAATCTTAGAAGTTCAGTAATTTCTATTTATTGTTAATGATGATATCTATAATATATGAAAgttaagatgtagtcccaagagggggggggggggaattgggctattaaaattttcttttaactcttattacaaatttgcaaccttttgttaatttagtGAACACACAATTTTGTTTTAACTTCTAATGCTTAGTTAGATTAACTACAACTTATATATCAACACAACCCAATAATTCTCAACAACATCAATTAAACAAacattaaaccattcaaccacaatatcttaatcaagatatgatatgtagtacttttgcaattttcagcttttaCAAGATCTCAAAGTAGAGTTTGTTTGTCatcctgtatatatgaatttgattcaagccctgtatgaatgaattGTGTTTCCTCAATACAAACCACAACTCatactttaaataaaattttaattaatttgtcTTAGgcgttaaccaatcaacgtactccctttgaggtttcggCAATTTATAttaatcaaccaatgtactccctttcggtttccgcaatcctaaaaccaaattaaaccttggtttatttaattttcaatccacATAGTaaatatgatcaagaattaaaatccaaccacgcagttaataaaaacaagaaattaaatgagagtagggaagagagtgagatcgagattttttacgaagttcggcttatactcagcctacatcctcgccttaggccattaccacctaaggattccactatagcactcctttctgggcggagcaaacctttacaaatctCTCCTTatgggtagagccccctctccaagcgataccccacgctcggtcactccttcaataggctagagcgtgcctctccaagcaataccccacccTCGGCACAACAattcaagaacctgaaccgtttaccaaagaagaaacaaatattGGTGTAAAAAGACACTCtccaaaagagtagattagtataattgaaatctatatacttgaAACAAAAAcacaatatggaaagatgaagctcaagaagatatcaccgggGGTCTATCTtagttgtaaaactcagttaagaacacaagaaccgtGACCTTTAAATCAAtaaaatctcagtagtgaaatttagaaattgattgcacaagagagttttgagagaattgggagatttgagagtaagaaagcttgattgttgtattttcttggtgtaattaatccttagccttagggggttatttatagatgagaaatcaagtctatttcgtgttccccaagtgacttggagtgtttcccaagtttatagaaagcttggagcacaagaaatatgaatttgaatttaaaaacttttaaaaaatatagctgttaatagtgttcagtagactgaagtatcgggttcagtcttctaaagttcttTAACACGCTGAAAAACTAATTGGAAACAGGGTCAATCGATTGGGCTGAcatggttcagtcttctgaggctatactgcctcttcagaatttcgtcaggaaattcttcagtagactgaacttaatcttcaatcttttgaggaaattcttcagtcttctgaggataAACTTCAGTTGTCTGGGCAGCTAAAATTCTGgtttttcagttttagttttcaaaaactctttgctctcttgctttgatttgtaAATTCTTTATCCAAGGTTTTGTAAAATAAAGTCTCTTAGTCCACAAtgacccctaaagagcttcatgtatccatattgaaattgtttgaagtacttacaaaaagactttttaagactttgacattctaaacacttaagtcttcatgtttgtctttaTTTGActtcatcttgtcttcaagcttcaatatactttaagcttttagcaagttctctttaatattcatactctcatgatcttcaagctttattagatcatctttgaatccatgctttaatattctttaagcctcatttgatcatctttctttggagtataagctttcaatgattcttgtgagcacttgaccttgtattcacatatttgagtcctgaaatatcatcacttaatcaaatatgttcagttcctctgatttgttatcatcaaaacaatcaattaatcaaatatgttaagttcttctaatttattatcatcaaaacaagattttaagtcttgtaaggtcaacaatatatatGCCTCAACCATGAGGGCTCAGTTATTCTTATATTGCCCCTTTTCTGAAAGGCTCTTTCTTGATGTTCTGAGCACTGCATCTTGTCAAGATTCAAAAACAAGCCTTCCTCATCTTGAAGCTGTGAACATTGAAGAGGTAGCCATGCAAGCTGATCAAATGTTGCCCAATAGCTCTTCCAAAGATTCACAGTACAGTACTGGCCACAAAGAAGGAACTCCTGATTTGAAGCAAGCAGCCCCAGTTAAGAATTAAATTGCATTGTAGCACAGAATTGTGTTTCGTCAAAAAGATGCTCTAGAAGTTCAGTTGAGTTTTTCTAACACCAATTTCCCCCTTTCTGGAATGATACAGATAGAAGTCAGGAAGCTGTATTGACAGCTTCCATGCCAAAACAAGTTCAACACCAAATAACTGAAAGAGAATTCATTGAGAAGATTTTTCCTGAGTCTCCTGGTCCTGATGCTTCAGCACAATATCTTCATTCACTAGAAGCTTCAACTTTGTTCAAATGCTCAGAATCAGCTGTTACTACAAACAATGGATCAGGTTTTCCCAATCAGGAGAAAGACACGGATGATAGATCTGAGGAGATATCAAGTTCACAGGAGAGCTTTCCTAGTAATGTTAGGAAAATGATAAGTGCCCTCGAAAATAGTTCGACTCAGGTACTAGTATTCTTCTCTGCGAGTGTTTTCCATGTGCTTTGAGAGTTTTACACATTTCTATTTGATTGACATTCTAAAAAACTTGATTGAAAGCAGAATACAACATCTCAGATCAATCCAACAGCAACAAAATCTCAATCTACCACCCCATATCCTATTAAGGCCTTGCATTTGAAGGAAAATAAGTCTGGGAAGACTAAATTAGCACAGCGGAGTTCAGATATGGGGGAGTTGCGACAAACCtcaacaaaaacaaagaaaagaataGAGCAGTTTGGTTTCCATAGCGCACTAAATGAGACTCAACCATTTCAGGATACAAGGCAGTTAGGGTTTAGCGGACAGCACATTCAATCTGAAGGAGGCAACCCAAgtttgaagaataaaaatgacATAGCACAAGAAGTTGTAGATGTGAAGGAAGAGAGGAAATCTCTGGGACATTTGACAAAAGGATCTACTATTGAAACAGATATGGACTTGGGAAGAACCTTAAATGATCATAGGGTAGAGCACCAACTCTTTAGCCTGCATGAAAAGGTTAGTAAAGAAGCTGCGAACCTTAGACTGAAATCCGTAGCATATTATGGAGACTCCTTTGAAAGCTCTGGTTCATGGATATTCCTTGATGAAAGAGCAAGACGGTTATGTATAACAACTTGTTGTACAAACGTGATCAATCTACTTGGAAATTGTAGTATTGAAGCAACAATGGAACAAAAAGACATGAAGTTTCTGCCACTGCAAGATGTGGGGGAGGTATTTTTGGCTTCTTCTATGTATATGTGAGTTTTTTTGTATCTGAACTGCCAATTTGATCATTTAATCATTGTATTTACCAATTCCAGCATGGTATGCATGGTAGTTCTGATGTTGAAGCAAATATAATGGAGAAGACATCTCCCACTGACGGGCCAAAGCTTGAGAGTGCAACATATGTTGAAACTTCTCAAGGATCAATTGGACAGGTTACTGCAGATGCACTTTTCTCTCTTCTGAAGACCATGCATTTCAGTTTGTGAAGGACTTTTTCTTAATGTCACCTGTAAGGTCCAACTAGGTTTTTTCAAAAAGATGAAAAAGAATCTCTTCTGAACACAATTCTACTGCTGTAGGCTTCAAATTTTAGGGTTCACTACATTTCAGTAATTCTCACAAGTGACCTATTCGCTGAAATTTGCTGAATGCAAAGTGCATGTATTGCACAACATGAGCTTTACTCTTCAGTCTTCactattattgaaaatttttattaacTGTAAGGTTGGATTTGTCTGCCTAAGGGAGTGTTTGTTTAAGGGAGGCTATCTCTAAATTAGTTGACTAAATAAGTAATAGGTCAGACAAGTGTCTGGTGGTGTTTGGTGGCAgctcttaattttctttaaatttctcTAAGACATATTTCCATCTCTAACACCATTATTGTAACTTTTTTCTTCTTAGGCAATAAAAATAGCAATCATGGTAGGCTTTGGAATGCTAGTTCTCCTTACCAGAGAAaggtaaaaaaaatttaaattgttgaaTTGTTTATGTTCCATTTAGTCGAATCTACAGTCTGATTTTATTAACGAATTGTTCATGGCACCAAGAAATTACCagtattaataaaattatttgcaaTAATACcggttttcatttttttcttgattttttggaaaaagagattCCCACATCCAAACTTGCCAAATTGCTTCAAGTTTTCCATATAGAAATAGTGCAGCATCCATTTATTGCAACATAAATTCAGGCAGTGAAAGGATGTTAAGTGTGTGTGATTGTCCCTAAAGTTTGCCTTGTCTTAGAAATATGCTAATTTGGATGGTCTCTTTGTTTTATTGCAGATAAAAATAGGAGCTTACATAAATCTACAATAACCAGCTTCAAATCCTCTACTTTATACTTGTCACTTGCTCTTTGcatgtatgatatgaaatgttAAAATTCTAAGCATGCAAAGAGCAAATTTTTGAATGTGTAACTATCATGTTTGTAATGATTTTTGGGTTCAGTCATTCCAATGTCAAGGTTATCAATATTTGTGAGCTATACTCAAATCCCCGATGAATTTTTATTATCAGTGAGACCCTGGGCATAACAttctcatttcttcttcttcttctccttttggCTTTCATCATTTTTCAGCCCATATTTTTCAGcttattattatgtatttacttTATCTTTAATGTGCACCAGAAACAATAGATCATGTTCTACTTCACTACCCACTATCCCAAAAAATATGGACTCTTTCCCCCACTTCAGACTAAATTCTCTTCCACAACATTAGAAAATCTTATTAATTCTTCTATTCACCAAAGAGATTGGTCTTTCTCTAAAAACTTGAAATTATTTCCCAATTTGCCACCTTCAGTTGGGGCATTTGGAAAGCTAGAAATAAGCATATCTTTGAAAACAAAACTTGGGAATTTCTTCAAATAGTCAGAGAATCAAACTCAGTTTTGGGATCTTTCAAAACCCTATCAACAGCCCTCCTTCCACGGACCACCCCTTCGATTTCAATGCACTCTTGGATGCCCATAGTTTGTGCCTCTAAAAAAATCTAGTGCGATGCCTCTTGGAAAAATCATGACATGTCTGCTTCAATGGGATTGATTTGCAGAGACACTGGTCTTAAGCTGTTCAGCATCATGGGATTGAAGAGTTGTAGATGCTCTTCTGCCTCTACTGAAGCCTGGGCAATCCTTGAAACTCTTAAAAAGGGCATTAAATTTCAGTGGAAAGAAATTACAAGTGTCTCGGATGCTAAACAAATCCTTGAGAACATTCTTTTTTTTGGGGATGCAAACTGGTCTACATCAGATCTTATTTTTGACATTCAAAACCTAGTTTGGCATGAACTAAAAAAATGAAGGATAATTTTGCTGACATCGCGTGGGAAACGACCCTTTGATTTGAATTTTAGGATATGAAGGTTATTTTAGTTTGGTATGAACTGCAATGGAggataattttgaaatttaaatttttgccaCTTGAATACTACCTAATATTAGTTTTTGTGCTTTTAAAAGTattaaatagaaagaaaaaaaattacttttgtATACCaatacaagaagaagaaaaaacacAGAATGAATTCCCCCTTCCTTCCTTGGTATGGGCTTTTAATTTCTTAACTCATCCCTAACCTTATGATATAATTTATGAACATCTACCATTTTGTCTCAAATACTACAAAGGTCTTAGAAGGAGATTTCACTTGTGTCATCTTTTTCAAAATCCGGTATAAACTTAGAAATTTCTCCTATTTACTAGAAAAGAATTAGTTT
This window of the Malania oleifera isolate guangnan ecotype guangnan chromosome 6, ASM2987363v1, whole genome shotgun sequence genome carries:
- the LOC131158356 gene encoding uncharacterized protein LOC131158356 isoform X1, translating into MPGTIQVSVLGFMDFPPSSPSSSVSVKVSIGKDEYQTWGKGDFSFPLTTLRKNLIVTLLDQEGNAISHTGIDTMLVVEKGSWEQIFPFEGGGHVHMKLQFILSEEERNQIRIMRESALKKKIKKYDSKTSLPHLEAVNIEEVAMQADQMLPNSSSKDSQYSTGHKEGTPDLKQAAPDRSQEAVLTASMPKQVQHQITEREFIEKIFPESPGPDASAQYLHSLEASTLFKCSESAVTTNNGSGFPNQEKDTDDRSEEISSSQESFPSNVRKMISALENSSTQNTTSQINPTATKSQSTTPYPIKALHLKENKSGKTKLAQRSSDMGELRQTSTKTKKRIEQFGFHSALNETQPFQDTRQLGFSGQHIQSEGGNPSLKNKNDIAQEVVDVKEERKSLGHLTKGSTIETDMDLGRTLNDHRVEHQLFSLHEKVSKEAANLRLKSVAYYGDSFESSGSWIFLDERARRLCITTCCTNVINLLGNCSIEATMEQKDMKFLPLQDVGEHGMHGSSDVEANIMEKTSPTDGPKLESATYVETSQGSIGQAIKIAIMVGFGMLVLLTRER
- the LOC131158356 gene encoding uncharacterized protein LOC131158356 isoform X2, which encodes MPGTIQVSVLGFMDFPPSSPSSSVSVKVSIGKDEYQTWGKGDFSFPLTTLRKNLIVTLLDQEGNAISHTGIDTMLVVEKGSWEQIFPFEGGGHVHMKLQFILSEEERNQIRIMRESALKKKIKKYAVNIEEVAMQADQMLPNSSSKDSQYSTGHKEGTPDLKQAAPDRSQEAVLTASMPKQVQHQITEREFIEKIFPESPGPDASAQYLHSLEASTLFKCSESAVTTNNGSGFPNQEKDTDDRSEEISSSQESFPSNVRKMISALENSSTQNTTSQINPTATKSQSTTPYPIKALHLKENKSGKTKLAQRSSDMGELRQTSTKTKKRIEQFGFHSALNETQPFQDTRQLGFSGQHIQSEGGNPSLKNKNDIAQEVVDVKEERKSLGHLTKGSTIETDMDLGRTLNDHRVEHQLFSLHEKVSKEAANLRLKSVAYYGDSFESSGSWIFLDERARRLCITTCCTNVINLLGNCSIEATMEQKDMKFLPLQDVGEHGMHGSSDVEANIMEKTSPTDGPKLESATYVETSQGSIGQAIKIAIMVGFGMLVLLTRER
- the LOC131158356 gene encoding uncharacterized protein LOC131158356 isoform X3, with the translated sequence MLVVEKGSWEQIFPFEGGGHVHMKLQFILSEEERNQIRIMRESALKKKIKKYDSKTSLPHLEAVNIEEVAMQADQMLPNSSSKDSQYSTGHKEGTPDLKQAAPDRSQEAVLTASMPKQVQHQITEREFIEKIFPESPGPDASAQYLHSLEASTLFKCSESAVTTNNGSGFPNQEKDTDDRSEEISSSQESFPSNVRKMISALENSSTQNTTSQINPTATKSQSTTPYPIKALHLKENKSGKTKLAQRSSDMGELRQTSTKTKKRIEQFGFHSALNETQPFQDTRQLGFSGQHIQSEGGNPSLKNKNDIAQEVVDVKEERKSLGHLTKGSTIETDMDLGRTLNDHRVEHQLFSLHEKVSKEAANLRLKSVAYYGDSFESSGSWIFLDERARRLCITTCCTNVINLLGNCSIEATMEQKDMKFLPLQDVGEHGMHGSSDVEANIMEKTSPTDGPKLESATYVETSQGSIGQAIKIAIMVGFGMLVLLTRER